From the Brachyspira intermedia PWS/A genome, the window AGTATTTGAAAGGATATACAGAAAAATTAGAATCTCAAGTATCTGATAAGATAAACATATTAAATGATGCTAAAAATGATTTGGATAATATGCTCAAATCTTCTTTTGATGATTTAGAAGCAAGATTTAATGAATCTATGGCAAAATTTGAAGAAGCTTCAGATAATAGAGTATTCAAAACTTTACAGGATATAGAGAAAAAAGCAGATGATGTAATTTATGGAAACAATTATATCTATAAGATTGAAGATAAAGTTAAAGACTTCTATGGTAAAATAGATACTAAACTTCTTCATTTTGCTGATAGATATGAAACTTTAGAGAAGAAAATATATGATTTAGAAAGCAATCAAAATTATATATACAGACTCGAAGATAAAATCAGAGATTTAAATGAAAAGCTAGATGATAGAATTACAAATGTTAATGAAAGATATGATAATTTAAGAAAATCTTTTGATGACAAATTTGCTTATATAGAAAGTGCTGTATTGAATAATGAGCAGGTTCAAAAATTGAGAGATGATTTCATTATTTTCAAAGATGATGTATTGAAAGCTAATAGAAATGATATACCTGAATTGTTCAATAAAGAAAGAGAAAAGTTTGAAGAGTTATTTAATTCATTCACTAATGATATAGTATCTAAATTAGACAATTCTAATGCTAATATAGAAGAGTTCAAAAATACTATATACGAAGAGAAGAATTCTATATTAGAAAATATGGAATCATTTAGATATGAATTAGATGAGTTAAAGAACAATGACTCTATTGAAGCTTTAGAAGCTGAGAAAGCTAGATTGGAAGATGCATTTAATTCTTTCAGAGAAGAGTTTGAAAGACTTTATGATTTAGAAAGTGAAGTTTATAATTTGAAAAGTAATTTAGACGGCATAGATTCTAACTTAAGAAATGATGTTGATAAATTATTTGATGAAGTTTCTGAATTCAAATATGCTTTAGAAGAAAAAATAGATATATTAGAAGATAATACAGTTTCTAGAGATCTATTTGATGATGACAGAGAAAAATTATATTCTTTATATGATGAGCTTGAAGCAGGCAATAAAGACTTTAAAGATTTAATAGATAAGAGAATCAATTATTTTGAAGATACTTGGTCTGATCCTAATAAAGCTTTAAAACTTTATGAAAATGCTTTAAGACCTGAAGTTGATGATTTGAAATCTGAAATACTTTCTAATGTACAAAATCAGGTAAATGAAATGGAGAGCAGCCTATCTGCTTGGAAAGACGGTAATTTATCTATTCTTTTAGAGCAGTTAAAAGAGGCTAAAGAGAATATTGATAACTTTATAGAAAGTTCTAAGGATAAGAAAAACGGTATTATTGCCAAAATGATATCTTCTATTAAAGAAGATATATTAGGCAAAGAAAGTGAAATAAATACTCGTCTTGAAGAGAAACTTTCTTCTGTTAATGCAAGAATTGCTGATTTTGAAAATAAATTAACTTCTGATGTAAGTAAATTCAATGATATGATATCTGAAGCAGTAGATAAATATCAAGATGAATTGAAGAATATAGAATCTTATAGATTGGAAGAAAATGAATCTATAATGAGAAATTTGGAAGATATTGGAAGAAATATAATTTCAAATTATGAAAATTATTCTAGAATGTTAGATTCTGTTTATGAGAATAATAAAAACGCTTTAGATGAGTATTCAAATAGTTTAAGAATAGAAATAGAAAAAGCTAGAGTTGATACTAATAAGGGCTATATAGATGAATATTTAAGTGAATATTCTTCTAAAGTAGAAGCTGATATAAAAGAAAGACTAGAAGAGCTTGAGAAAAATAAATATAATTTAGATATTATGGTAAATGATTCATTTAATAATTTGAATCAAAGCATAAATAATGCCGTATCTAAAATGATAGAAGATTCTGACTCTAAATTAAGAGATGTTATAGATAATTTAGAAGTTCAGATAAATGATCTTATAGCTAATAAAGAAGAAGAGATAGTAAGCAGAATATCAGCTTATGAAACAGAGCTTAAGAATAATAATTCTTCTTCACTTGAAGATATTAAAAATGAGTTATTAGGTCTTTATAATGAGTTTAAAGAGAATGTTAACTATGATAATTTAAAAGATATATCTGAAAAATTAAATGGTATAGAAACTTCATTATCAGAAGTTAATACTCAATTAGAAAATAAAGCTAAAGATATTTCTGATAGAATAGATTTGGAAAAAGAAGAATTGTATGCTTCTGTAAATAAATTATCTTCAGAATTTGAGGATTTCAAATCTAATATAGATGAAAGATTCAAAACTCAAGTAAGTGATTTTGTTTCTAATAATGAGCATATATTATCACTCTTTGGCGAGTACAGCGAGAAAATTTCTTCTGTAACTAATATATTAGAAGATATAGAAAATGTTAAAGTATCTCTTATTGCTGAAATAAATAAAGTAAAAGAAGAAATAGATAGTAAATATTCAAGTCTTACTAAAGATTTTGATAAATCTATAGATGAGATAAAAGATGCAGTATTAGATAAGAATAATATACTTCAATATTATATAAATGAGAAAGAATTGTTATGGAAAGAGATTGATGCTTTGAAAGCTACCTTTGCTTCATTGAAAGATGGAATATTAAATTCTAATGAAGTAGTTGTTCAGGAAGCTCCTTCTGTAATTGATAGTGAGAAAGCTCGTATACAGTCTATTATAGATGATGTATTTGAAACTTTAAGTGCTAAAATAAGTAATAATGAAGATAGTATTTCTAATTTAGAATCTTCTTTCTCTGAGTATAAGTCACTTATATCAGATGCCATAGACGGATTTAAAGATGAAATTTCTTCTATAAGAAATAGTAACAACTATGATGATTTAATTGAGGAGAGAAACAGATTAGAAGAATCATTTAATTCTCTTAAAGATGATTTCTCAAAAATAGAAGATTTGGAAAAAGATTTACATCTTGTTAAAGATAAATTAAAAGGTGATGATAGCAGTTTAATCGATGAAGTTATGAGACTTTCAGATGAACTTGAAGAATTGAAATCTAGCTTATCAGATATGAATAATTCTAATAATGTAAACAGTGATAATGATATTGATGCTGTTTATGAGGATTTCAAACAGTTAAATGAAAGTTTAGAATCATTTAAAGAAACTGTTATACCTCAATTATCTAGTTTCAGTAAATTGGAAGATAAGATATCAGAAAACAGGGAAGAAATTTACAAATATATAAATAGTATAATGTATTCTTTACCTGAAGCTTATATAAGCAGAGAAGAAATATCTAATTTAGAAACTAAGTTATATGATATCTTTAATAACTTCAATGATGGTATAGTATCTATAAAGAACGATTTAGTTTCTAATATAGAAAAAGATACTAAAGAGTTCAAAGATAGAATAGAAAAAAGAATTGAGTTCTTTGAAGATGCTTGGTCTAGTGAAGAAAAATTAGTAGAGTTATATGGAAATGTAATAGCAGATAATTTTGATGTATTAAAGCAAGGTTTAGAATCACAATTCAATGATTCATTTGCAGAGTTTAAAGATAAAATAGAGAATATGCAAAATGATTTGAATAATTGGAAATCTTCTAATCTTGATGCTATAACAGATACATTAAATAATGCTAAAGATATAGCTTCTGATAATGCTGATTATTCTGAGATTAAATCTATGATAGAAACATTGAAAGAAGATATATACAATAAACAGCTAGAACTCAAAAATGATTTTGATTCTAAATTAGAAGAAGGTATTTCAAATATAGAATTACAGATAAATACATTTGATGATAGAATAAAAGATTTAGAGTACAGTCAAGATACTTTAGCTTCTGATTTAGCTTTATACAAAGAAAAATTAGATTCTATATTAGATGATTATGAAGATAAAGTACAATCTAAAGTTATCAACCTTAAAAATAGTTTAAAAGCAGAAGAGAAAGACACTTTAGATTATATAGAAAATAATATAAGTTCTATCAAAAATGATATTAACAGTTCTAGCAAAGGAGTAGATTTAAAAATAAAAGCTCTAGAATCTTATATAAGCAAGATAAATAATGAGCTTAATACTAATACTTTGAAACTTTCTAATGAATTAGCTAAAGATAAAAAAGAACTTCTTGATACTATAAATGGTTTGAAAAAAGAGGTTTATGATAGAATTACTGAGGAAGTATCAAATAAAGACTCAGAGCTTTTGAATGACTTTGAAGAGTTTAAAAATAAAATAACTGAAGAAATATCAAATAAAGACTCAGAGATTTTGAATGATTTTGAAGAGTTTAAAAACAAAATAATAAATGCTGTTCCTAATATGGATGAGCTTGCAGAACTTTTCGTATCTGAGAAAGAGGATATAGTAAATGAATTTGAGGAGTTAAAAAATGAACTTCTTGATAATCATCTAAATAATCAGAATTTTGCTAAGATGTTCGAAGAAGAAAAAGCAAAATTAATAGATGAGCTTGATCATTTCAAATCAGCTGTAAGAGTTGAGTATATATCTGCTGAAGAGAGATTTGAAGCACTTAAAAAAGATTATATGAATAATTTGAATAATCTTTTAGATGTTGAAAAAGCAGATTTGGAATCTTCATTTGAAGAGATAAGAAAAGAGATTAACAATATAAAAGATAGTTCTGTATCAAAAGAAGAAATAGAAAAACTTATAGATAGTTATGAACAGGAAATAGGTTCTTCTATTGAAAATAAAAAAGTAGAAGTTGCTGAAAATGTTGAATCAGGAAAAGTTGATACTTCTTATGTAGAAAAATTGATAGAAGAAGAAAGAGCTAGAATAAATGAAACATTAGAATCATTCAGAAAAAATATAGAGGAAAACTACTCTACTGTTGAAGCAGTTGCTGAAGTTCTTTCTAAAGAGCAAGATGAAGTTGAAGCTAAGTTATTAGGTATGAAAGAAGATATACTTAGTGAAATGCCTACTTTAGAGAATGTAAGTCAGATATTTGTAGATGAGAAAGAGAATTTGAAAGAAGAACTTAGAGATGAATTTGCATCTTTAAGAGATGAAATATTGGGTTCTGTTCCTACTAATAATGATTTGGCTAATATGGCTCAGCAGTATGGTGCTAAGATTAGAGATGATTTCCAAATATTAGAGCAGGATTTCTCCGAAAGCATAAAGAGATATAAAGAAAATTTATCTAATGAGATGCTTAGCTTTAGAAATGAGTTTAATGATAGAATAGCTAATATCAAAGATTTGGCAGAGGCTTTACAGGCTGAAAGAGATAGATTGATGGCTGAAATAGATGATATTAAACTTAAATATGAAAGTGGAACAATATATTCTGGTGAGGCTTTAAATACAATAGAAGGCGACAGAGATAGACTTGTAAATGAGTTTATTGATTTCAGAAAATCCATAGTTGAGCTTATAAAAGAACAAGATGAAACTATGACTATGTTAAATAATGAAAAAATTAATATCATTGACAGCATAGAAGCTTTGAAGAACCAAATTTCATTCGATACTATAAGCAGAGATGATGTTGCTGCTATGATTGAAGATGAAAGAAGACAAGTTGCTGAAATGTTTGAAAGCATACAAAATGATTCTATAGATACTGATTTGAGATATCTTACAGACTCATTCAGAGATGATATTATAAAAGTATTTGAAGAATCTAATGATGAGTTTAGAAAACGCATAGAAGCTAGAATAGTTCATTTTGAAGATGCTTATGCTTCAGCTGATAGAATAAAAGAATTCTATAAAGATGCTATAATTAAAGAAGTAGATAATTTAAGAGGTGATGCTGAAAATATACTTATAGATTTAAATGAGAAAGTAGAAAATGCTAAAGAACAAATTGATTTATTGGAGAATAATAAAGTACAAGGCATAATCAATAAAATAGATGAAGCTGAAAATGATATAAATTCTTTAATAAATACAATGAAAGCTAATATTAAAGAACAAGAAAATGAACTTAGAATGTTAAGCCAGTCTCAAAAACATATATCTCAGGAAGTAGAAACTGTTCGCAGAGAGAGAGAAGCTCTTATGGACATGGTTAAAAACTCTGATATAAATATAAAAAATAAACTTGAGAGTTTAACAAGTGCTGTATCTGAAGCAGCAGAGATGGCTTCAGCTAAGATAGCTGAAAAAGAAGCAGCATTCAGCAGTAAAGTAAAAGAAGCTGAAGAATATATTAATTCATTGTCTGATAGAATGACAGTAGAAAATAATAATGCTTTGGCTAAAGCTAGAGAAGATGTTAATAATTTAGTTGCTTCATTTAATGAATCTGTAATAAAAGAAACTAATGATTTAGCACCTCATATAACTAATACAGTTCAGAATTTCATCAATAATGAAATGAAGAAATTTGAAAAATTCTCTGATGTTAGAAGTGCTATAGAAGGAATTGAAAATGATATTAATAATAAGATAACAGATGCATTCAATAATATGAATAAAGAGCTTGAAGATAATATCATTGAATTTAGAAAGAAAATAGATACATATCAGGAAGAGTTTATCAGCGAATTAAAAATGTCTGTAAATATGGAAGGTGAAAAAGCAGTTGATGAGATAAAATCTTTACATGATGATGAAGTTGCTAAATTAAAAGAAATGTACTTAACTACTGAAAAATTTTATACAGATAGACAAGAGAAAAATCATGAAGATTTCTCAAAATTATTTGAAGAAGCCTATAAAGAATATAATGAAAAAATAGAATCTTTATATGCTCAATTAGATGATACTAAACTTCAAATAAGCACTTCTGTTGAAGATGTTGTTGCTGATTTGAAACAGGCTTTAAGTATAAAAGATGAGTTCTTAACTTCTGTTGAGAATAATAAAGAAAAACTTGAAGCAGTTGAAGAGCAAATGAATAATTTACAGAATGAATTTGCTCCTTCAGTGGAAAAATTAAAAGATATAATTGAAGAGAAAGCATTAGAATTACAAGAGAAAATCAATGAATATTCTCAAGATATAGAACTTCAAGGAGATAAATTCAATTCTAGATTAGAAGAATTATCTAATAATGCTAAATCTACTATAGAAAATAAAGTAACTGAATTTGATTCTATTATAGAGAATATTTCTAATAGAATGGATACTTTATTAGAAGAGAAGAATTCAGAGTTTGATGCATTGAAAGCACATTATGAAGGACTTTCAGAATCATTGACTGCATTAAAAGATTCTATATCCGAAGCAGTTAATGAGAGAATAGAAGAAGCAAACAGCATTATAGAGGAAAATGTTCAAACTATAGAAGAATCAGCTAATGAAAAATATGAAAAATACATAGCTAGACTTAATTCTAATTTAGAACAAACATTATCTCTTTTAATGAATGATGCTAAGGAACATATACAAAAAGCTAAAGATGAGATAATTAAAGCTCATACTGATAATTTAGATGAGTATGATCAAAGAATAACTAATATGAAAGATATTGTTTCTGCCCTAGAAGAAGATATCACTAAATATTCTTCTGAGATAGATGCAAGACTTGAAAGCATCAATTTAAGCTATGATGAAAAAACAAATGTTATACTTAAAGATTTTGAAAATAGAACAGATGAATTAAAATTAAAATTGAATGATGCGTCTGAATCTATTGATAAGATGCTTGATGTAAAAACTAATGATATTTCTTTAGAGTATGAAGCTATGAAATCAAAAATAGATAATATAGCTAAAGATATAGAAAAATATATGAATACTGTAAAAGTATTTGATAAGGCTAAAGAAATGGCAGAGTCTATAAAAACTGATGTTTCTAAATTGAATACTTTAGTTGAGGATACTAAAGCTACAACAATTGAAATGAATAAGACTATGTCAGAGTTTGATAGCTTAAAGAAAATGCATCAGGAGATATTGGGTTATGCTGAAAGCCTCAGAAAGGAAAAAAACAGCTTAAAAGATACTCAGGAAAAAGTAAATATGTTAATGGAAATGTCTGGTGAGATTCAAGAGAGATTTGTTAATATAGCAGAAAATAACGCTATTATAGAGCGTACTGAGGAAGGAATACAGGTTGTTATAGATATAGCATCTCAAATAGAAAATAAACTTTCATTTATTAAAGATAAAGAAGAGTATGCAGATGATATATTACAGCAAATAAGAAAAGCAGAAGTAGAAACGGATGCTATATTTGAAAGAGTTGAAAGTATAAAAGAAGCTATGGTAGAAGTTGAAGATACTAGAAAGAACTTTATGGATAAGATTTATTCTTTAGAAAGAGATATGGCTAAGATAGATAAGAATGACAAGAAAGTTCAGCTATTTATTTCTAAATTAGAAGAAATCGATGATATAATACAGGCTATACAAGATCAGGGAGAAAATCTTGTTCGTATGAGAAATCAGTATGATGATTATGATAAGAGTATAGCTAAGAATTTAGAAAGAGCTGAATATTTTGTAAGGTATTTGGAAACTTTACTTGATAATGCCGGTAAATATATATCTGATAAAGGTTCTAAATCTACTTCTAAAAAAACAACTAAAATAGATAGTAAGAAGGAAGAGCTTATAATTAAGATGTATAAACAGGGATGGAAACCTGAAGATATAGTTAAAAATACTTCATATTCAAGAGATGAGATTGAAAAAACTATTAAAGCATGGAAAGATAAGCAATCTAGAGGATAATTTTTAGATAGTTTAATAGTTCTTCATTATTAATTAGAGTCTATAGGTGATTACTTATAGACTCTAGTTTTATATACTAAATAGTATTTTAATATCTAAAATTATATCGAATTTTTTAATTATAATAATTTATTGAATAAAAAATTAAAAATATAATGTTTTAAAAAGACTCTGTGTATGTGTATTTTACAACATTATAATAAATCTACCCTATTTCTTATATAAATAATAATTATTTATTATATGATTAGTAATAAAATAATTGGAAGTTATAGTTATAATTATATCACAACTAAAAATCATTATATAAGTTATATTCCCCACCATTGAGAAGCATTTGCCTGATATGCCCACTGATAAGAAGTTGCTGATTTGATCCAAATTTTAGCTAATTGGTTTCCACTTTTAAATATATAAAGTCCATTAACAGAATATACAGCTTCACTATCAAAAGCATCATCTGTATTATTTGTAACTATTACTACAGCATTAAAATTAGTTTGATACCCAAAATATTGAACTTTCCAACCTGAACTAGGTGTTACTTTTCCTCCAGCAGCATCTATATTTCCAACATTATTTCCATTTGCAGATAATGCTGGAGCATCATTTCCAGTACCTTCTGGCCTTGGTATTACAGGATATGTAGCATTAATTGTAGTTTCTATATATTTATTATCAACTAGATCATTTGTACCATAGGCAGTAACGGCTACATAATATAATGTACCATTATTAAATGTGTAATTTGGAATTTCCCTTACAAAATTTGTTCTTGTATGATTAGACCCGGTTATTGTTGGATATGCTCCTGAAGAATTTTTTATAGCATTATCAGGCTGAGTAAAGTTTGGAGAAGTACCAGCATATATATTGAATCCAGCAAAATCAGAAGCTATTACTCCAGACCAAAAACTTATACTTACTTTATTATCACCAGGTATAGCATAAACAGCGTATGGAGAATTATATTCATCTACTATAGTGATAAGTTCTTCATTACAAGAAATAAATAAAAAAATTGCTATTATATTGAATATAAATATTTTTTTCATAATTAATAACTTAAGATATTAGCAGCAGTTTGACGGCAATAATCAGCTGTGATACTGCTAGTACCATTTACGCTCCTTACATATATTTTTCCATAATAGGCATTGTTTCCATCTATTATTTTTATCAAATAGAGTCTGTTTGCTTTTACGGATAAATTAATATTTCCATACCCATTTTCTGGAGGAACTACAATATCATTCAAAGATGTACCTGACATTACCATCATACTTGTATTAGCAGCATTTTGAAAGTATAGTGTTCCAGCATCATTTATTAATCGAGCTAAATCTCTTCCTTCCATATTTATAGTGCTATCTACATTTATAGTTTGATTTAAAGCTTCTGGCCTAGGAGTACCCATTTTTACGAAATTATCATAATAATAATAACTTTCTAATTGAGGAGTTATTTGATATGCTGACACCCAAACATATATAGGTATACCATTATTTAAATCAGATTCTTTTAATGTGTATATATCAGCACTATTTGTAGAAAAATAAGATCCAACTTCAATACTAAATGAGTACTTTTTTATAGTTGAGGATTTTGTTTCTATTAAAGTAGGTAATGCTTTTTGCTGGTTATATAGTCTATATTTTCTAGGGTTTGTACTATCACCAAAATATATATTATAACCGCTAAATGAAGGTTCATTATTTTGGGCTTCAAATTCTACTGTTATTTTATTTTGTCCAGGTATAACTTTTGTTATATATGGTTGATTTAATTCAAGTGTTACACCTGTAACATCTGGAAGACCACATGAAATAAAAAACAATGATGATATCGTTATATAGAAAAATAATTTAATTATATTCATCACTATATTATAAACAAAATTTTAATTATATCAATAGTTATTTATTTGTACTTCCAAATCCACCTTCTCCTCTTTGTGTATCGGATAATGTATCTACTTCTTCAAATGAGGCTTTTTCAACTTTAGCAAAAACCATTTGAGCTATTCTATCTCCCTTATTTATTGTAAATGGTACATCAGTCAAAGAAGCTAATATTATTTTTAATTCCCCTCTATAATCACTATCTATTGTTGCAGGTGAGTTCAAACAAAATATTCCATTTTTTAATGCTAAAGAGCTTCTGCTTCTAATTTGTGCTTCATAACCTTCAGGTATTTCTATAAAAAGTCCTGTTGGTATTAACACTATATCATTTTTATTTAAAGTGATAGGCTTATCTATATTAGCATGCAAATCAAGCCCTGAAGATCCAGGAGTTTGGTATTTAGGTAATGGATTATCTGATTTATTAATAATTTTTATTTTAAGCATTATTTTCTCCAAATATTTTATTATATTATCTAAAAAGGAAAGCAAGTATCATTATTATAATTAATGCTGTGATACCTTGAACAAAAGTTGCTAAAGTTCTAGCTTTATATGCGTCATTTATCTTTAATCCTGATAATTCTACGACTATCCAGAAATAACTATCATTGGCATGAGAAGCTATCATAGAGCCTGCTCCTATAGACATTAATACTAATATTTGAGATATAGGAGTATTAAATCCTAATGTACCAAGCAAAGGAGCAAAAAGTGATGCCACAGTAACTACAGCTATTGTTGATGATCCTAACATTATTTTTAGGGCTGATGCCATAATAAATGGTAATATCAAACCCATATTTAATGATCCGAATATATGTCCTAATTCAGGTATAATTTTAGCTAATTCAGTAGATTTTAATACTTCAGCAAAAGCACCGCTCGCACCTACTATAGCCAGTATACTTCCTGATGATCTTATACCATCACCTATCCACATAGATATTTCTTCTTTATTAAATTTGTGAGTTAATAGTAGTGAGAACAAAAAGCCTATAAATAGTGCCATAGATGGTTCACCCAAAAATATGAAAATATTTTTGATCATTCCGCTTCCGACTCTAAAAGAATCAAATCTTACTATACTTCCTATAGCCATTAATAATATTGGTACTACTATAGGTGCTAATGCTTTCCAAGTTGGAGGAAGTCCTCCAATATCACTTATTAAAGTTTCATAAGTAGGAGATTTATCCGGATAATTAGGTTTTTTTATATATTTTGATATAAATATTCCATATATTGCACCAACTAAAGATGTAGGAATAGCAACTATCAAACCTATAATTATTATAGTTAATAAATGAGCTTCGAGTCCGAATAGGTTTACAACTGCTGCTGGACCTGGAGTTGGTGGAATTAAAGCATGTGAAGCATAAAGTCCTGTAGATAATGCAACAGATAAAGCAACAGGAGATGCCCCACTTTTTTTAGCAACTGCTTTTCTTAAAGGTGTAAGTATTAAATATCCTGAATCACAGAATACTGGTATAGATACTATAAAACCTAATATATTCATTGCTAATGCTGGGTGGGATTTCCCTACTACTCTTAATACTATTTCCCCTAATTTTAAAGCAGCTCCGGACATTTCTAATATATTACCTATTACACTGCCCAATACTATTATTATACCAACACTTGCTAGAGCATTGCCAAACCCTTTTCCTATTAAAGCAGATATTTCTGTTATATAATTAGTATCATTATTAGATGGAACATGAAGTGTAAAAGCTAGAAATATTGCCACCAATAACATAGCTATGAACGGATGAACCTTGAATTTAATCGTTAAAACCATAACGACAATAATAGATATTGCCAACATAGCTATTACAAAATAACTAATCATTAGATATCCTTATGTTTGGTATTTTTTGAATATTTTTATGTAAAATAAGTATATCAATCGTCTTCTGGAACTTCAGCGTGAATATAGCCTTCCTCAAAGAAATATACTAATTCTTTTTCTGCTTGTTTAGCTACTTCTTCCATTCCTTCTTCATATTCTATTTCTAAGATTAGATTTGCACCCTGAAATGCTCCAAGTCCCATAATATTAAATACACTTTTAGCATCCGCTCTTACACCATTATAAAGTAAAAATATTCCTATATTTGAATATTCATTTTTACTTGATATTTGTGATA encodes:
- a CDS encoding HPr family phosphocarrier protein, translated to MTLTNVVTIKSKNGMHLRPAGVLSQISSKNEYSNIGIFLLYNGVRADAKSVFNIMGLGAFQGANLILEIEYEEGMEEVAKQAEKELVYFFEEGYIHAEVPEDD
- a CDS encoding GntP family permease, producing the protein MISYFVIAMLAISIIVVMVLTIKFKVHPFIAMLLVAIFLAFTLHVPSNNDTNYITEISALIGKGFGNALASVGIIIVLGSVIGNILEMSGAALKLGEIVLRVVGKSHPALAMNILGFIVSIPVFCDSGYLILTPLRKAVAKKSGASPVALSVALSTGLYASHALIPPTPGPAAVVNLFGLEAHLLTIIIIGLIVAIPTSLVGAIYGIFISKYIKKPNYPDKSPTYETLISDIGGLPPTWKALAPIVVPILLMAIGSIVRFDSFRVGSGMIKNIFIFLGEPSMALFIGFLFSLLLTHKFNKEEISMWIGDGIRSSGSILAIVGASGAFAEVLKSTELAKIIPELGHIFGSLNMGLILPFIMASALKIMLGSSTIAVVTVASLFAPLLGTLGFNTPISQILVLMSIGAGSMIASHANDSYFWIVVELSGLKINDAYKARTLATFVQGITALIIIMILAFLFR
- the dut gene encoding dUTP diphosphatase, yielding MLKIKIINKSDNPLPKYQTPGSSGLDLHANIDKPITLNKNDIVLIPTGLFIEIPEGYEAQIRSRSSLALKNGIFCLNSPATIDSDYRGELKIILASLTDVPFTINKGDRIAQMVFAKVEKASFEEVDTLSDTQRGEGGFGSTNK